One region of Oryza sativa Japonica Group chromosome 5, ASM3414082v1 genomic DNA includes:
- the LOC4338037 gene encoding zinc finger CCCH domain-containing protein 35, with product MMMMGEGAHAPPWQQHVASPVSGVEGGGGRESEVVAAPYHLLDTLRHYLPSNEAAAAEDEEEAAAVAAAVDAYACDEFRMYEFKVRRCARGRSHDWTECPFAHPGEKARRRDPRRYCYSGTACPDFRKGGCKRGDACEFAHGVFECWLHPARYRTQPCKDGTACRRRVCFFAHTPDQLRVLPPSQQQGSNSPRGCGGGGAGAAASPLAESYDGSPLRRQAFESYLTKSIMSSSPTSTLVSPPRSPPSESPPLSPDAAGALRRGAWAGVGSPVNDVHVSLRQLRLGSPRSAPSCASFLPAGYQYGSPKSPAAAAAAALYSLPSTPTRLSPVTVTTASGATVTVEPLDLGLIEEEQPMERVESGRALREKVFERLSKEATVSTDAAAAAAGVAPDVGWVSDLIN from the coding sequence atgatgatgatgggtgAGGGCGCGCACGCGCCGCCGTGGCAGCAGCACGTGGCGTCGCCGGTGAGCGGCgtggagggaggaggtgggaggGAGAGCGAGGTGGTGGCCGCGCCGTACCACCTGCTCGACACGCTGCGGCATTACCTGCCGTcgaacgaggcggcggcggcggaggatgaggaggaggccgcggcggtggcggcggcggtggacgcgtaCGCGTGCGATGAGTTCAGGATGTACGAGTTCAAGGTGCGGCGgtgcgcgcgcgggcggagccATGACTGGACGGAGTGCCCCTTCGCGCACCCGGGGGAGAAGGCGCGGCGGAGGGACCCCAGGCGGTACTGCTACTCCGGCACGGCGTGCCCGGACTTCCGCAAGGGCGGGTGCAAGCGCGGCGACGCCTGCGAGTTCGCGCACGGGGTGTTCGAGTGCTGGCTCCACCCGGCGCGCTACCGGACGCAGCCCTGCAAGGACGgcaccgcctgccgccgccgcgtctgctTCTTCGCCCACACCCCCGACCAGCTCCGCGTCCTCCCGCCCTCGCAGCAGCAGGGCTCGAACAGCCCGAggggttgcggcggcggcggcgcgggcgccgcggcgtccccgctcgccgagtcctACGACGGCTCGCCGCTCCGGCGCCAGGCGTTCGAGAGCTACCTCACCAAGAGCATCATGTCGTCGTCGCCCACCAGCACGCTCGTCTCCCcgccgaggtcgccgccgtccgAGTCCCCGCCATTGtcgcccgacgccgccggcgcgctcCGTCGCGGCGCGTGGGCAGGAGTCGGCTCCCCGGTCAACGACGTGCACGTCTCGCTCCGCCAGCTCCGCCTCGGCTCCCCGAGGTCGGCGCCGTCGtgcgcctccttcctccccgcCGGCTACCAGTACGGCTCCCCCaaatcccccgccgccgccgccgccgcggcgctctaCAGCCTCCCGTCCACCCCGACAAGGCTATCGCCGGTGACGGTCACCACCGCCTCCGGCGCCACCGTCACCGTCGAGCCGCTCGACCTCGGGCTCATCGAGGAGGAGCAACCCATGGAGAGGGTGGAGTCCGGGAGAGCTCTCCGGGAGAAGGTGTTCGAGCGTCTCAGCAAAGAAGCCACCGTgtccaccgacgccgccgccgccgccgccggcgtcgcgcccGACGTCGGCTGGGTATCCGACCTCATCAACTGA